A genomic region of Deltaproteobacteria bacterium contains the following coding sequences:
- a CDS encoding MlaE family lipid ABC transporter permease subunit, with protein sequence MTTLLASVGARTLGHLAGMGRGVIFLGSALVWALRPPAKFRLIIQQIRAIGVDSLLVVLLAGLFTGMVLGLQGYYSLRKFNAESFLGAVVALSLLRELGPVLSAFMVTGRTGSAMAAELASMRVTEQIDAMHSMAINPVKYLVSPRVVAGLIAMPLLTCMFNVIGIFGAYMVGVGLLDLGSGSYMAGMEQSVQLRDVGEGLLKSATFGVIISWVCCYKGFHALPMATGVGRATTDAVVLSFVLILLSDYFLTSVLL encoded by the coding sequence ATGACCACACTCCTCGCCAGCGTCGGCGCGCGCACCCTCGGCCATCTGGCCGGCATGGGCCGGGGCGTGATCTTTCTCGGATCCGCGCTGGTATGGGCGTTGCGCCCGCCGGCCAAGTTCCGCCTCATCATACAACAGATCCGCGCCATCGGGGTGGATTCGCTGCTGGTGGTGCTGCTCGCGGGCCTGTTCACCGGCATGGTGCTGGGGCTGCAGGGCTACTACAGCCTGCGCAAGTTCAACGCCGAGAGCTTCCTCGGGGCGGTGGTGGCCCTGAGCCTGCTGCGGGAGCTGGGACCGGTGCTGTCGGCCTTCATGGTCACCGGGCGGACGGGGTCGGCCATGGCGGCGGAACTGGCCTCCATGCGCGTCACCGAGCAGATCGACGCCATGCACTCCATGGCCATCAATCCGGTGAAGTACCTGGTGTCGCCGCGCGTGGTCGCGGGCCTCATCGCCATGCCGCTCCTGACCTGCATGTTCAACGTCATCGGCATCTTCGGCGCCTACATGGTGGGCGTGGGCCTGCTGGACCTGGGCTCGGGCAGCTACATGGCCGGCATGGAGCAGAGCGTGCAGCTCCGGGACGTGGGCGAGGGGCTGCTCAAGTCCGCCACCTTCGGGGTCATCATCAGTTGGGTGTGCTGCTACAAGGGGTTCCACGCCCTCCCCATGGCCACGGGGGTGGGACGTGCCACCACCGATGCCGTGGTGCTGTCGTTCGTGCTGATCCTCCTGTCGGACTACTTCCTGACCTCGGTCCTGCTGTAG
- a CDS encoding EamA family transporter, whose protein sequence is MAIPAQVIALCASLSYACVLVTSRRGMQYSTPKTVTLISLIVHTASLWTAVFLTGGIPPVDAAAVYVFIVAGVLQPIIRLCTYTGVHRVGASRSGPIRSTHPMFGVFVAMTVLGESATIVTLLGVVSVVCGIVLITWKPAEEVLSFRWWEFLFPLTAALLAGIVHPMRRYALAISHEPLFFAALVGIVSLLCFLAYMPFSREPLVWDRRAMLPFFAAGAAETCGILLVITALGVGSVVTVSPLVGISPLWVLLGTVIFLRDLEQVSLRTAVGAICVIAGTAAISLGG, encoded by the coding sequence ATGGCCATCCCCGCCCAGGTCATCGCCCTGTGCGCCTCGCTTTCCTACGCCTGCGTGCTGGTCACCTCGCGCCGGGGCATGCAGTACTCGACGCCCAAGACGGTCACGCTGATCTCCCTGATCGTCCACACGGCGAGCCTGTGGACCGCGGTCTTCCTCACCGGCGGCATTCCCCCGGTGGACGCGGCGGCGGTCTACGTCTTCATTGTCGCCGGCGTGCTCCAGCCCATCATCCGGCTGTGCACCTACACCGGCGTGCACCGGGTCGGCGCGTCGCGCAGCGGCCCGATACGCTCGACGCACCCCATGTTCGGCGTGTTCGTGGCCATGACCGTGCTGGGCGAGAGCGCCACCATCGTTACCCTCCTGGGCGTCGTGTCCGTGGTCTGCGGCATCGTGCTGATCACCTGGAAGCCCGCGGAGGAGGTGCTTTCGTTTCGCTGGTGGGAGTTCCTGTTTCCGCTCACCGCCGCGTTGCTGGCGGGCATCGTCCATCCCATGCGCCGCTACGCCCTGGCCATCTCCCACGAGCCGCTTTTTTTCGCCGCGCTGGTGGGCATCGTCTCGCTGCTCTGCTTCCTTGCCTACATGCCGTTCAGCCGTGAGCCGCTCGTGTGGGACCGCCGCGCCATGCTCCCGTTCTTCGCCGCCGGCGCCGCCGAGACCTGCGGCATCCTGCTGGTGATCACCGCCCTGGGCGTAGGCAGCGTCGTCACCGTCTCGCCGCTGGTGGGCATCAGCCCGCTGTGGGTGCTGCTGGGAACCGTGATCTTCCTGAGGGACCTGGAACAGGTGAGCCTCAGGACCGCGGTGGGCGCCATCTGCGTCATCGCCGGGACCGCCGCCATCTCGCTGGGCGGGTGA
- a CDS encoding TlpA disulfide reductase family protein: protein MKAWLMFLCLVVLGAPASGAVDGEDLRKLGFLVPEAFEEAPAFTTTDAAGNKVASEDYRGKVVLLNFWATWCPPCRLEMPDMERLYQEFRGQGLEVVAMNFMETAEEVTAFAEEQKLTYPMLLDPRSEIAGQYGVMRLPETVLIGRGGEVLGKSIGFKPWYKDDVRELMAALLGNGAALAAAPAGGVADSEPPGNYDSAYLAGAVVLVIGIYLAFRRRRGRGGLDG from the coding sequence ATGAAGGCTTGGCTGATGTTTCTGTGTCTCGTGGTTCTCGGCGCACCGGCTTCGGGCGCGGTTGATGGAGAAGACCTGCGCAAGCTCGGCTTCCTGGTCCCGGAGGCGTTCGAGGAAGCCCCGGCCTTCACGACGACGGACGCGGCCGGGAACAAGGTCGCCTCGGAGGACTACCGCGGCAAGGTGGTGCTGCTCAACTTCTGGGCCACGTGGTGTCCGCCGTGCCGGCTCGAGATGCCGGACATGGAGCGCCTCTACCAGGAGTTCCGGGGGCAGGGCCTTGAAGTCGTCGCCATGAACTTCATGGAGACGGCCGAGGAGGTGACGGCGTTCGCCGAAGAGCAGAAGCTCACTTATCCCATGCTGCTGGACCCGCGCAGCGAGATCGCCGGGCAGTACGGCGTCATGCGGCTGCCGGAAACGGTTCTCATCGGCCGCGGCGGCGAGGTCCTCGGCAAGAGCATCGGCTTCAAGCCCTGGTACAAGGACGACGTGCGTGAGCTGATGGCGGCGCTGCTGGGCAACGGCGCGGCGCTGGCTGCCGCTCCCGCGGGCGGCGTCGCGGACTCGGAGCCGCCGGGCAACTACGATTCGGCGTATCTTGCCGGCGCCGTCGTCCTGGTGATCGGGATCTACCTGGCGTTTCGGCGCCGGCGCGGCCGCGGCGGTCTGGACGGCTAG
- a CDS encoding cytochrome c oxidase assembly protein, producing MTSLARPARAHAGVRFASDVSGGGRLGRVAAVAAVLAMLSWPRFLLAHGGHGGPDEPLPFDALILLFGMMPSGLRLDIVLVLAVAAGIYLTGWVRLRGQAEGAATVTGLLLYLGGIAALAVSLVSPVDRLAAERLSMHMVQHILLLMIAPLGILLANPFPVVLWGLPGGLRESFAGLFRDGRPGRSVLTALTSIPVAWTLYVVNLWGWHHPALYQAALRYWWVHDLEHWLFFATAVLFWWPILNAAPLYRPARPLGTRVVYLLAATLQNTLLGMSIAVPERILYPFYAAVPGLAALSPIQDQGLGGGIMWVSGHMYVIPILVLVARRLISEDEAANARDGAANGGVPLGSGGSVR from the coding sequence GTGACGTCGCTTGCGAGGCCGGCGCGGGCGCACGCGGGCGTACGATTCGCCTCGGATGTCAGTGGCGGCGGGCGCCTTGGGCGTGTGGCGGCCGTCGCGGCAGTGCTGGCCATGCTCTCTTGGCCGCGGTTCCTGCTGGCTCACGGAGGCCACGGCGGGCCTGATGAGCCGCTGCCGTTCGACGCGCTGATCCTGCTGTTCGGGATGATGCCATCGGGCCTGCGCCTTGACATCGTGCTGGTGCTGGCCGTGGCGGCGGGCATCTATCTCACCGGCTGGGTGCGGCTGCGGGGGCAGGCGGAGGGCGCCGCCACCGTGACCGGGTTGCTGCTCTACCTCGGCGGCATCGCGGCCCTCGCGGTGTCGCTGGTGTCGCCGGTGGACCGTCTCGCGGCCGAGCGCCTCAGCATGCACATGGTGCAGCACATCCTGCTGCTGATGATCGCGCCGCTGGGCATTCTTCTGGCCAACCCCTTCCCGGTGGTGTTGTGGGGTCTCCCCGGAGGGCTTCGGGAGAGCTTCGCCGGGCTGTTTCGCGACGGCCGCCCGGGGCGGTCCGTGCTGACCGCCCTCACGTCGATACCGGTGGCCTGGACCCTGTACGTGGTCAACCTGTGGGGGTGGCACCATCCGGCGCTGTACCAGGCGGCGCTGCGCTACTGGTGGGTGCATGACCTGGAGCACTGGCTGTTCTTCGCCACCGCGGTGCTTTTCTGGTGGCCCATCCTCAACGCGGCGCCGCTCTACCGCCCGGCGCGGCCGCTCGGGACAAGGGTGGTCTACCTCCTGGCGGCGACGCTTCAGAACACGCTCCTGGGCATGTCCATCGCCGTGCCCGAGCGCATCCTCTATCCGTTCTACGCCGCCGTCCCCGGGCTTGCGGCGTTGAGCCCGATCCAGGACCAGGGGCTCGGCGGCGGCATCATGTGGGTCAGCGGCCACATGTACGTGATCCCGATCCTGGTGCTGGTGGCGCGCCGGCTCATCTCCGAGGACGAGGCGGCCAACGCCCGGGACGGGGCGGCCAACGGCGGCGTGCCTTTGGGGTCGGGCGGCTCGGTCCGTTAG
- a CDS encoding DUF309 domain-containing protein encodes MEHDPRFLAAIDEFNRGLYYEAHETLEQLWLEDHGREREFYQGIIQVAAGYFKWEQDVPQGAVKLLRSAIRKLEPYRPACLGVDVTRFMADVEADLAAIEAACAEGGAAPELRMPRLPLPE; translated from the coding sequence ATGGAACACGACCCACGCTTTCTCGCCGCCATCGACGAGTTCAACCGCGGGCTCTACTACGAGGCCCACGAGACCCTGGAACAGCTTTGGCTCGAGGACCACGGCCGCGAGCGCGAGTTCTACCAAGGCATTATCCAGGTGGCCGCGGGCTACTTCAAGTGGGAGCAGGACGTGCCCCAGGGGGCCGTCAAGCTGCTGCGCTCGGCCATCCGCAAGCTCGAGCCCTACCGGCCGGCTTGCCTCGGCGTCGACGTGACGCGGTTCATGGCGGACGTGGAGGCCGACCTGGCGGCCATCGAGGCGGCGTGCGCCGAGGGCGGCGCCGCCCCCGAGCTGCGCATGCCGCGGTTGCCCCTTCCCGAGTGA
- a CDS encoding ATP-binding cassette domain-containing protein produces MIQVIDVHKKFGHQEVLRGTNLTIDDGCITTIIGGSGSGKTVLLKTMIALLLPDSGRILVDGTDITGLGQRPLNEIRRKFGFLFQGAALLDSMTLFDNIAFPLRERTRLGEDAIGRKVRERLEQVGLGDMGYKYPAEVSGGMKKRAGFARALATDPEIVLFDEPTTGLDPRLGQSIHQLIAAMQSQLGFTGVIVSHDIPEVFTISHRVAMLADGAIVESGPAAEFLQSQNPVVRRFLHGDAEEAVQ; encoded by the coding sequence ATGATCCAGGTCATCGACGTCCACAAGAAGTTCGGCCACCAAGAGGTCCTGAGGGGCACCAACCTGACCATCGACGACGGCTGCATCACCACCATCATCGGCGGCAGCGGCAGCGGCAAGACGGTGCTGCTCAAGACCATGATCGCGCTGCTGCTCCCCGACAGCGGGCGCATCCTGGTGGACGGCACCGACATCACGGGCCTGGGACAACGGCCCTTGAACGAGATCCGGCGCAAGTTCGGCTTCCTGTTCCAGGGCGCCGCCCTGCTCGACTCCATGACGCTCTTCGACAACATCGCCTTCCCGCTGCGCGAGCGCACGCGCCTCGGCGAGGACGCCATCGGCCGCAAGGTGCGGGAACGGCTCGAACAGGTGGGACTCGGGGACATGGGCTACAAGTACCCGGCGGAGGTCAGCGGGGGCATGAAGAAGCGCGCCGGGTTCGCCCGCGCGCTGGCCACCGATCCCGAGATCGTGCTGTTCGACGAGCCCACCACCGGCCTCGACCCGCGCCTGGGCCAAAGCATCCATCAACTCATCGCCGCCATGCAGAGCCAGCTCGGCTTCACCGGCGTCATCGTCAGCCACGACATCCCGGAAGTGTTTACAATATCCCACCGCGTCGCTATGTTGGCCGACGGGGCCATCGTCGAGAGCGGCCCTGCCGCGGAGTTCCTCCAATCACAAAATCCGGTGGTACGGCGGTTCCTGCACGGCGATGCCGAGGAGGCGGTCCAGTGA
- a CDS encoding class I SAM-dependent RNA methyltransferase, with the protein MTAPLALTIDTLTHGPFGLGRSDGKVVLVPLTVPGDRVAADVVEEHQRYSVARLASVVEPSPARRAAPCPYTGACGGCSWQEAVYETQLQAKQRNVADALARVGGLTEFEMLPVLPAPREFHYRRRIVLHVDGERRIGFHRAFSREIVEVRRCHIAEADADGGIELAAQWVERLATHVSEVEILSADRPGQVILSARSRHAYQSADGDACAGLVGDRVAGIMMAGPGWRRRWGETALSCVVDGDLRLTHDAGTFSQVNPEGNRRLVDEVMALAGFAAEDDVLELYAGAGNLTLPAARRVRRVTAVEADARLVRNGRRNAADNDLGNVRWWRHDVPAAVDEFIRQERRFTTIVLNPPRAGAKRTAPGLAALGAGKILYVSCDPATLARDLRQLAARGYALRRVRPVDLFPQTFHVETIAELVRE; encoded by the coding sequence GTGACGGCCCCACTCGCCCTGACTATCGACACCCTCACCCACGGTCCTTTCGGGCTCGGCCGGAGCGACGGCAAGGTCGTGCTGGTGCCGCTGACCGTGCCCGGGGACCGGGTGGCGGCGGACGTGGTGGAGGAGCACCAGCGCTACTCCGTGGCCCGGCTGGCGTCGGTCGTGGAACCGTCTCCGGCGCGCCGGGCGGCGCCCTGCCCCTACACCGGCGCCTGCGGCGGGTGCTCGTGGCAGGAAGCGGTCTACGAGACGCAGCTTCAAGCCAAGCAGCGGAACGTCGCGGACGCGCTGGCGCGGGTCGGCGGCCTCACGGAATTCGAGATGCTTCCCGTTTTGCCCGCACCCCGCGAGTTCCATTACCGGCGCCGCATCGTGCTGCACGTGGACGGCGAGCGGAGGATCGGGTTCCATCGGGCGTTCTCCCGGGAGATCGTGGAGGTGCGCCGCTGCCACATCGCCGAAGCCGATGCGGACGGCGGCATCGAGCTCGCCGCCCAATGGGTGGAGCGTCTGGCCACGCACGTGTCGGAGGTGGAGATACTGAGCGCCGACCGGCCGGGGCAGGTCATCCTCTCGGCCCGAAGCCGGCATGCGTACCAGAGCGCCGACGGCGACGCGTGCGCCGGGTTGGTGGGCGACCGGGTGGCGGGAATCATGATGGCGGGACCCGGCTGGCGCCGGAGGTGGGGCGAGACCGCGCTTTCCTGCGTCGTGGACGGCGACCTGCGGCTGACCCACGACGCGGGCACCTTCAGCCAGGTCAACCCGGAAGGAAACCGCCGGCTGGTGGACGAGGTGATGGCCTTGGCAGGCTTCGCCGCCGAGGATGACGTGCTGGAGCTGTACGCGGGCGCCGGCAACCTCACGCTGCCCGCCGCCCGGAGGGTCAGGCGGGTGACGGCCGTGGAAGCGGACGCGCGGCTGGTGCGCAACGGCCGGCGCAACGCCGCGGACAACGACCTCGGCAACGTCCGCTGGTGGCGCCACGACGTCCCGGCCGCGGTGGACGAGTTCATCCGCCAAGAGCGCCGCTTCACCACCATCGTCCTGAACCCACCCCGCGCCGGGGCCAAGCGGACCGCTCCCGGACTGGCGGCGCTTGGAGCGGGGAAGATACTCTACGTCTCGTGCGACCCGGCGACACTGGCGCGGGACCTGCGTCAGCTCGCGGCCCGCGGCTACGCGTTGCGGCGCGTCCGCCCGGTGGATCTCTTCCCGCAGACGTTCCACGTGGAAACGATCGCCGAACTGGTACGCGAGTAG
- a CDS encoding MFS transporter: MRLRNPIEWCRHHLSFYGWRMVLVGCLFRLLGGGFHFYGFTVFVLPLEKDLGINRAATGLVFGLARAEGAIEGPLAGYLIDRLGPRPIMMAAVILTGIGYILLYWVQSYWMLLVIYLGVVSLAFGAGFMHCPMVLANSWFIRYRARAMALVSCAIGVGGAVLAPVLAYVVHYYGWRLGMVFAGTAFLLLGMPLAAVVRRSPEDMGLSPDGDIPSREAPASGREVTDRAAPSDTEVGIWDAFRGSPFWLLVFATLFRVLGLSTVIQAFVPILVWKGVAELSTRWFLGAFAALSLPTHLIVGSLADRFNKARLMAVCMLVAASGLVLLTYARNPLWIWLFLPLFSLVEAVFPVTWAMVGDLYGRRHFAKVRGNMGFFYQWGGLFGPALAGAIFDATQSYKPALLGIVGLYVISAGLYMCLSKPWLARVNAVQANS; this comes from the coding sequence ATGCGCTTGCGGAATCCAATCGAGTGGTGCCGTCACCATCTCTCGTTCTACGGCTGGCGGATGGTGCTGGTGGGCTGTCTCTTCCGGCTTCTCGGCGGCGGCTTCCACTTCTACGGCTTCACCGTCTTCGTCCTGCCGCTGGAGAAGGACCTGGGCATCAACCGCGCGGCCACCGGCCTGGTGTTCGGCCTCGCCCGCGCCGAAGGAGCCATCGAAGGCCCCTTGGCCGGCTATCTCATCGACCGCCTGGGACCGCGGCCCATCATGATGGCGGCGGTGATTCTCACCGGCATCGGCTACATTCTGCTCTACTGGGTCCAGTCCTACTGGATGCTCCTGGTCATCTACCTGGGCGTCGTCTCGCTGGCCTTCGGCGCCGGCTTCATGCACTGCCCGATGGTGCTGGCCAATAGCTGGTTCATCCGCTACCGCGCCCGGGCCATGGCGCTCGTGAGCTGCGCCATCGGCGTCGGCGGCGCCGTGCTGGCCCCGGTCCTTGCCTACGTGGTGCACTACTACGGCTGGCGCTTGGGAATGGTATTCGCCGGGACCGCCTTCCTGCTCCTGGGGATGCCCTTGGCCGCGGTGGTCCGCCGCTCCCCCGAGGACATGGGCCTGTCCCCGGACGGCGACATCCCTTCGCGCGAGGCGCCCGCATCCGGCCGGGAGGTGACGGACCGCGCGGCGCCGTCCGACACCGAAGTAGGCATCTGGGACGCCTTCCGCGGTTCCCCCTTCTGGCTCCTCGTATTCGCCACCCTCTTCCGCGTGCTCGGTCTCAGCACGGTGATCCAGGCGTTCGTGCCGATCCTCGTGTGGAAAGGTGTGGCTGAGCTTTCGACCCGGTGGTTCCTGGGCGCCTTCGCGGCCCTGTCCCTTCCCACCCACCTCATCGTGGGCTCGCTCGCGGACCGGTTCAACAAGGCACGGCTCATGGCCGTGTGCATGCTGGTGGCGGCCAGCGGACTCGTGCTGCTGACCTATGCGCGGAACCCGCTGTGGATCTGGCTCTTCCTGCCCCTCTTCTCTCTGGTGGAAGCGGTGTTCCCGGTGACCTGGGCCATGGTGGGCGACCTCTACGGGCGCCGCCATTTCGCCAAGGTGCGCGGCAACATGGGCTTCTTCTACCAATGGGGCGGCCTGTTCGGACCCGCCCTGGCCGGCGCCATCTTCGACGCCACCCAGAGCTACAAGCCCGCGCTCCTGGGCATCGTCGGCCTGTACGTGATCTCGGCCGGCCTCTACATGTGCCTCAGCAAGCCCTGGCTGGCGCGCGTGAACGCCGTCCAGGCGAACTCGTGA
- a CDS encoding outer membrane lipid asymmetry maintenance protein MlaD, giving the protein MNHKATEIVVGLFVVAGILCAGYLAIRLGKLEAFGNSGYVVYADFANVAGLRRGDSVEIAGVGIGRVDSLTLVEDRARLALRIDPGVAIQEDAIASVRARGLIGDKFIAISPGASDRNVPDGGRIRDTESPPDITDLIGRMIGGNVTGDTP; this is encoded by the coding sequence GTGAACCACAAAGCTACGGAAATTGTCGTCGGCCTCTTCGTGGTGGCGGGCATCCTTTGCGCCGGCTATCTCGCCATCCGCCTGGGCAAGCTCGAAGCCTTCGGCAACTCGGGATACGTCGTGTACGCCGACTTCGCCAACGTGGCGGGCTTGCGCCGGGGCGACTCGGTAGAGATCGCCGGCGTCGGCATCGGCCGGGTGGACTCCCTGACCCTGGTGGAGGACCGCGCGCGCCTGGCCCTGCGCATCGACCCGGGCGTGGCCATCCAGGAAGACGCCATCGCCTCGGTGCGCGCCCGCGGCCTCATCGGCGACAAGTTCATCGCCATCTCTCCCGGAGCCTCCGACCGGAACGTGCCGGACGGCGGCCGCATCCGCGACACCGAGTCGCCGCCGGACATCACCGACCTGATCGGCAGGATGATCGGCGGCAACGTCACGGGCGACACACCCTGA
- the lgt gene encoding prolipoprotein diacylglyceryl transferase, with product MWTFPSIDPVAFQVGPVAVRWYGLMYLFGFVGGYFIAAWLARRRGLALGGEKLVELISYVAIGVVLGGRLGYVVFYNLPYYLGHPLQIFAVWEGGMSFHGGMLGAALAGWWYVRQQGIPFYSGSDCIFAATPLGLGLGRLGNFINGELYGRTTEAPWGMVFPGGGPLPRHPSQLYEAFLEGPVLLGVLLWLGTRTRAPGIVTWAFVGGYGIARFLVEFVREPDAHLGLTWGLSRGQYLSAAMIVAAAVFFWMLAKRSPTRPVETGRASARGAATRPSRRSSP from the coding sequence ATGTGGACCTTCCCCAGCATTGATCCCGTGGCCTTTCAGGTAGGCCCGGTGGCGGTCCGGTGGTACGGGCTGATGTACCTCTTCGGCTTCGTCGGGGGCTACTTCATCGCCGCGTGGCTGGCGCGCCGGCGCGGCTTGGCCCTGGGCGGGGAGAAGCTGGTGGAACTCATCAGCTACGTGGCCATCGGGGTCGTGCTGGGCGGGCGGTTGGGCTATGTGGTCTTCTACAACCTCCCGTACTACCTGGGGCACCCGCTGCAGATCTTCGCGGTGTGGGAGGGAGGCATGTCGTTTCACGGCGGCATGCTGGGGGCCGCGCTGGCGGGCTGGTGGTACGTGCGGCAGCAGGGGATACCGTTCTATTCCGGCTCCGACTGCATCTTCGCGGCGACGCCTCTGGGTTTGGGTCTCGGCCGGTTGGGTAACTTCATCAACGGCGAACTGTACGGGCGCACAACGGAGGCGCCGTGGGGCATGGTGTTCCCGGGCGGCGGGCCGCTGCCGCGCCATCCCTCCCAGCTCTACGAGGCGTTCCTCGAGGGCCCGGTGCTGCTGGGGGTGCTGCTGTGGCTGGGTACACGGACGCGCGCGCCGGGCATTGTCACCTGGGCGTTCGTCGGCGGCTACGGCATCGCCCGCTTCCTGGTGGAGTTCGTGCGTGAGCCCGACGCCCACCTGGGGCTCACGTGGGGCCTGTCACGCGGGCAGTATCTCAGCGCGGCCATGATCGTCGCGGCCGCGGTCTTCTTCTGGATGCTCGCGAAGCGTTCGCCGACACGGCCCGTTGAAACCGGACGCGCGTCCGCGCGAGGCGCGGCTACTCGTCCATCTCGCCGAAGTAGTCCCTGA
- a CDS encoding MFS transporter has protein sequence MRFSATSLFDLGELPPDLRRSLGLVYASSLLVIMGVNIVQQVLPVMLEPFGITDAEVGLVIAVYTAPAIVLAPLLGVAADRYGRRPLLLGGLLLFGTAGTAVAFAPSFGWVLALRALQGVGFSAVIPLTIVLIGDLLEDRREVSGQGLKVFIDRVGEVVLPPLGGALALVGWRWPFLVYAAAIPLGLLAWAWMPETRGKAPASTGQYLRDVARVVRNPRLLLAFAAGFLRFFLDYAFFTYLPLYLVRAHGFSTAGAGLLRSFHAVGAMVTSSQAGRLAGAWDKGRLVLGAFVVSGLALLAVSFAKGTGILVPALVLYGLANGIISPMQKSLLTQNAPLELRGGVISLDRLSQQVAKTAGVSGIGLLLAYTEMSTLFQAMAVLSFASVGLMAPLALRSGDAAKDPLPTPGSPLSRE, from the coding sequence ATGCGATTCTCTGCCACGTCCTTGTTCGACCTGGGCGAGCTTCCGCCGGATCTGCGGCGTTCCCTGGGACTGGTCTACGCCTCGAGCCTGCTGGTGATCATGGGCGTGAACATCGTCCAGCAGGTCCTGCCGGTCATGCTGGAGCCGTTCGGCATCACCGACGCCGAGGTCGGGCTCGTCATCGCGGTCTACACCGCGCCCGCCATCGTGCTGGCGCCGCTTCTCGGGGTCGCCGCCGACCGCTACGGCAGGCGCCCGCTGTTGCTGGGCGGGCTGCTGCTGTTCGGCACCGCCGGCACCGCGGTGGCGTTCGCGCCGAGCTTCGGGTGGGTGCTGGCGCTGCGTGCCCTCCAGGGCGTCGGCTTCAGCGCGGTGATTCCCCTCACAATCGTCCTCATCGGCGACCTTCTCGAAGACCGCCGCGAGGTATCGGGCCAGGGGCTGAAGGTCTTCATCGACCGGGTGGGCGAAGTCGTGCTGCCGCCCCTTGGCGGCGCGTTGGCCCTGGTGGGATGGCGCTGGCCCTTCCTCGTCTACGCCGCCGCCATTCCCCTGGGGCTGCTCGCCTGGGCGTGGATGCCGGAGACCCGCGGCAAGGCGCCGGCGTCGACGGGCCAGTATCTCAGGGACGTGGCCCGGGTGGTGCGCAACCCGCGCCTGCTGCTGGCCTTCGCCGCCGGCTTCCTGCGTTTCTTCCTGGACTACGCCTTCTTCACCTATCTGCCGCTGTACCTGGTGCGCGCCCACGGGTTCTCCACCGCGGGCGCGGGCCTGCTGCGCTCCTTCCACGCCGTGGGCGCCATGGTGACGTCGAGCCAGGCCGGACGGCTCGCGGGTGCCTGGGACAAGGGACGGCTGGTGCTGGGCGCCTTCGTGGTGAGCGGCCTCGCGCTGCTTGCCGTGTCCTTCGCCAAAGGCACGGGCATTCTGGTCCCGGCGCTGGTGCTCTACGGCCTCGCCAACGGCATCATCTCGCCCATGCAGAAGAGCCTGCTCACGCAGAACGCGCCGCTGGAGTTGCGCGGCGGCGTCATCTCCCTCGACCGCCTGAGCCAGCAGGTCGCCAAGACCGCCGGGGTGTCCGGCATCGGCCTGCTGCTGGCGTACACGGAGATGTCCACGCTCTTCCAGGCCATGGCCGTCCTGTCCTTCGCGAGCGTGGGCCTGATGGCGCCGCTGGCGTTGCGGTCGGGGGACGCGGCCAAGGACCCCCTCCCCACCCCTGGATCCCCGCTTTCGCGGGAATGA
- a CDS encoding tRNA1(Val) (adenine(37)-N6)-methyltransferase, with translation MESGYPAGTDPSILDDTHPSAKLETVDRVFDGRVAVVQRRDGYRFSLDSLLLARFVEARGRAHIVDLGAGNGVVALSLAVLHHGVEVVGVELQEAMVDRARRGVDLNGVGERVRMVMADVRGLDKELASGSFDVAVCNPPYRPRRSGRVNPDAERLLARHEVEGGLADFVRAGASLLRHRGRMCLVYPAERAVELFSMMRRHRLEPRRVRFVHSFADAPATLVLAEGVKGARTGLTVVPPLVIYRGEDAYTDETAGLLKP, from the coding sequence ATGGAATCCGGATACCCTGCCGGTACGGACCCTTCCATCTTAGACGACACGCACCCATCCGCCAAACTCGAAACCGTCGACCGGGTGTTCGACGGCCGCGTTGCGGTGGTGCAGCGGCGGGACGGCTACCGCTTCTCGCTGGACTCGCTGTTGCTGGCGCGTTTCGTCGAAGCGCGGGGGAGGGCGCACATCGTTGACTTGGGGGCGGGAAACGGCGTCGTGGCGCTGTCCCTGGCCGTTCTGCACCATGGCGTGGAAGTGGTCGGGGTGGAGCTGCAGGAGGCCATGGTGGATCGAGCCCGGCGCGGCGTGGATTTGAACGGGGTCGGCGAACGGGTGCGCATGGTGATGGCGGACGTGCGTGGGCTGGACAAGGAGTTGGCGTCCGGGAGCTTCGACGTCGCGGTGTGCAATCCGCCTTACCGGCCGCGCCGGAGCGGCCGCGTCAATCCTGATGCCGAGCGTTTGCTGGCGCGGCACGAAGTGGAGGGCGGACTCGCGGACTTCGTCCGGGCCGGAGCCTCCTTGCTGCGGCACCGGGGCCGGATGTGCCTGGTGTACCCGGCGGAGAGGGCGGTGGAACTGTTCTCGATGATGCGCCGGCACCGCCTCGAACCCCGGCGCGTCCGTTTCGTCCATTCGTTCGCGGACGCTCCCGCGACGCTGGTGCTGGCGGAGGGCGTCAAGGGAGCGCGGACGGGCCTCACGGTGGTGCCGCCGCTGGTCATCTACCGCGGCGAGGACGCGTACACGGACGAGACGGCGGGTTTGCTGAAGCCGTGA